One Mycolicibacterium doricum genomic window, GACGGTTCGGATTTCGTCTTCATGGACTCCGAAGACTACGAGCAGCACCCGCTGCCGGAAATGCTCGTCGGCCGCGCCGCGGGCTTTCTGCTCGAGAGCATGCCCGTGCAGATCGCGTTCCACGACGGCGTCCCGCTGTACCTGGAACTGCCGGTGACTGTCGAACTCGTCGTCACCCACACCGAGCCCGGTCTGCAGGGCGACCGGTCCAGCGCCGGCACCAAACCGGCGACGGTGGAGACCGGGGCCGAGATCCAGGTGCCGCTGTTCATCAACACCGGCGACAAGCTCAAGATCGATTCGCGGGACGGCAGCTACCTCGGCCGCGTCAATGCCTGACCGGCGCCCGGCCGTGCCTGCCCGCCATGTCTGACCGCAAACCGGACCGGGGCCGCCACCAGGCGCGCAAGCGCGCCGTCGATCTGCTCTTCGAGGCCGAGGCGCGAGGGTTGACCCCCGCCGAGGTCGCGGCCTCGCGCAACAAACTGGCGGGTACACAACCCGACGTGACCGCGCTGAACCCGTACACGGTCACCGTCGCGCGCGGGGTGACCGACCACCGCGCCCACATCGACGACCTGATCTCGGCGCACCTGCACGGCTGGACGCTCGACCGGCTACCCGCGGTCGACCGCGCGATCCTGCGGGTCGCGGTCTGGGAATTGCTGCACGCCCAGGACGTCCCCGAACCCGTCGCGGTCGACGAGGCGGTCGAGCTGGCCAAGCAGTTGTCGACCGACGACTCACCCGGTTTCGTCAACGGTGTGCTCGGCCAGGTCATGCTCGTGACACCTCAGATCCGGGCCGCCTCGCAGGCGGTGCGCGGATCGGCGCAGGGTCCGTCGGAGGGCTAGGAGGTCGTGCTCGCCGGTGGCCGGCGGCTGATCCTGTGGCGTGCCGACACGACTTGCTCGACGACGGCATCCGGTTGTCCGACGAGCGGCTGCGGGTCAACCAGATCGCGAGCGCCAGACCGGCGATCCCGGCGCCGTTCACGAGGACGGTCGCAGTGGACATGGCGACAGGCCAACCGCGCCGGTGCCGACCGGCCGTCAAATGCCGAGAGCGGAGTAGGTGCGTCGGACGAACTTCGGTTGCACCGACTGAAGTTTCATCAACGAGGTGTTGCCTGTGACCGCCGCTGCGGCGTCGGCACCGAAGTTGGGCAGGTTCTGGATGAGGTAGATCAGGATCAGCTCGGCGCTCGGATCGGCCTGCCACCACGTGCCGTAGGCGCCGGGCCAGCTGAACGTGCCCAGACCGCCTGGCCCGAACAGCTGACGCGATTTGGCGGGGTCGGTGACCACCGACAGGTTCAACCCGAAACCCCGCCCGAGCCAGAACGGCATTCCGAGGAACGGATGCTTCTTCTGATCGACGGTCAGCCGATCGGTGCGCATGGACCGCACGGATTGCTCCGAGAGGACCCGCACCCCGTCCGCCTCGCCGCCCGCCAGCAGCATCCTGGCGAACCTCAGATAGTCGTCGGCGGTGGAGAACAGGTTCGCCCCACCCATGCAGAACGGCGGCGTCGTCGTGGTCGGCGGCCCCATCGCATCGTGGCTGAGCGTGTCGTCGGCGGCGATTTTGTACATCGTCGCGACCCGCCCGCGGTTGTGCGGCGCCACGAAGAATGCGGTGTCCGACATACCCAGCGGCCCGAGGATGCGCTCGGTGAGCACCTCCTGCAGCGATCTGCCCTCGATGCGTTCCAGCATGATGCCGAGCACGTCGGTGGCGTTGCTGTAGGTCAACCGGTCGCCGGGCTGGTGCTCCAGCGGCAGTGCGCCGATCTCCGCCAGCCACGCATCCGGGCTCTGCTTGGCCGAGATCCGGCCGTAGGCGCGCGCCAGCGGCCCGCCGACGGAGAAGAAGTAGGCCAGCCCACTGCGGTGGGTCATCAGATCCTCGACGGTGATCGCCCTGCGGGCGGGGTGGGTGCGGTCCAGTGGCCCGCCCGGGTCATCGAGTACCCGCATGTCCGCGAGTTCCGGAAGCCAGGTGGTGACCGGATCGCCGAGCGCGAAGCGGCCGTTCTCGAGCAGGGTCATGGCTGCCGCCACGGTGACGGGCTTCGTCATCGACGCGATGCGGAATATCGTGTCACGCTGCATCGGCAGGCGGGCGCCGATGTCGCGGTGACCGAGTTCGTTCACCTGCACCACGCGCCCGGCCTGCCACACGAGCGTGACGGCGCCGGAGAGCAGCCCGGCGTCGATCGCCTCTCGGATGGACGCTTGGTTGCCGTCGAGATTCACGCTGCCCAGGCTAGCCACGACGGAGAGGATGCCGCTGCGGTGGTAGGCTTCCCCGAGTTTGACATCCTTTAACGATCCGTCCGGTGAGGCGGAGAAGGAGGTCTGGATCGCGCGTGGGCAGTCCTGACAACCCCG contains:
- the nusB gene encoding transcription antitermination factor NusB, translated to MSDRKPDRGRHQARKRAVDLLFEAEARGLTPAEVAASRNKLAGTQPDVTALNPYTVTVARGVTDHRAHIDDLISAHLHGWTLDRLPAVDRAILRVAVWELLHAQDVPEPVAVDEAVELAKQLSTDDSPGFVNGVLGQVMLVTPQIRAASQAVRGSAQGPSEG
- a CDS encoding serine hydrolase domain-containing protein; this encodes MNLDGNQASIREAIDAGLLSGAVTLVWQAGRVVQVNELGHRDIGARLPMQRDTIFRIASMTKPVTVAAAMTLLENGRFALGDPVTTWLPELADMRVLDDPGGPLDRTHPARRAITVEDLMTHRSGLAYFFSVGGPLARAYGRISAKQSPDAWLAEIGALPLEHQPGDRLTYSNATDVLGIMLERIEGRSLQEVLTERILGPLGMSDTAFFVAPHNRGRVATMYKIAADDTLSHDAMGPPTTTTPPFCMGGANLFSTADDYLRFARMLLAGGEADGVRVLSEQSVRSMRTDRLTVDQKKHPFLGMPFWLGRGFGLNLSVVTDPAKSRQLFGPGGLGTFSWPGAYGTWWQADPSAELILIYLIQNLPNFGADAAAAVTGNTSLMKLQSVQPKFVRRTYSALGI
- the efp gene encoding elongation factor P; translated protein: MASTADFKNGLVLQIDGQLWQIVEFQHVKPGKGPAFVRTKLKNVVSGKVVDKTYNAGVKVETATVDRRDATYLYRDGSDFVFMDSEDYEQHPLPEMLVGRAAGFLLESMPVQIAFHDGVPLYLELPVTVELVVTHTEPGLQGDRSSAGTKPATVETGAEIQVPLFINTGDKLKIDSRDGSYLGRVNA